The genomic stretch GGTTACTGTAATACAATGTTGCTGGTAATACAATAAGCAATATTGAAAAAATCATTTCAAGGATAATCCAAGTCATAGTATGATACTTTTGTACGAATGTTATTGTCTGAATAATGGCAGTTCGGTTAATTCAAGTTTGAGCAGACCATGAGTCGCTGTTTCTATAATGGCATCCACATCCTTCGCTTCTAAATATGATGCTCCTTTTTGCAGCCTGTGTCTGGCACTGATATTAGATCTTCTATATCTAGCCAAAGCTTTATCCAATTCATACTCAGGGATGCCCCATGTAGTCCCTTTTTCATAGTTCCCATGGCGGTACAATGAACGTAGACGAAGAATGCGGCAAGTACACAAATACGCCCTATTGTGTTTAAAAATGATGCGTTGTCCGAATTCGGATCCTTTGTCCGCTACAATCCAAGTCCTATGCATATTTATGGTGAATAGCATTTGCAGGTACAAAGTCCTTTTCATATAAATTCAGCAAGCAGTTCTTCTTTATTCTTGCGGTATTTGAAATGGCCGCTTTGTTCATGCAGTTTCATATCAAGACAAATGTCTGAACACATGAACTCCAAAGAATCATATATGGTCACATCTATTCGGTCGACATAGCCATTACCAGCAACCTTTGCATTCATTTTAAACATTTGGCCAAAGGCCGGATTGGAATATGCACAGGCACTGTGTCCGAAAGAAGTGGAACTTGACGGAATATGATGATAAAGGATGATTAGCTCAATGTCATCTTCAAAAATGTCCATTACTTCTTCCAGTTCATATTGACCGGCAAGTGGAAAGGAAAGCAATACGTAATCGTCGTAGAATTGCGGTTTTTCCATTGTTGTTACGTCCAGCAGTTGTGGCAGCTGGAGCGGAACATATGATATAAAGTCATCGTAAAAAAGCTGAAGCATAATAGTTGTTTTGAATTGTCAAATAGATGTAAGCAGTATCTTTATCAGTAACGCAGGCAGCTCCTTATATTGGTCACTGTCTGTACCTATGATTCCATTAAGTTTGTCTATAACTTGTAGGGTATGCCCTGCAATGTAGCCTAACTTGGCATACTCGGCTTCGGACAATACAGCCGCTCCTAAAGTATCTAAGGTGATATATGGCTGAAGCAACATCCAAACGTAAGCACGTGCCTGTTCTCCAGTCCTAACAAGTCCTTTTTGAACATCTCCGATACAGGCTTCTGCATTTAGGATAACCCTCCTATTGGTCCTTTTGGCCATATATATCAGTGCATCATCATAAGAAATTGTACCATTCTCTGTTGCCTGAAATACGGATAGACAACATTTTTCAGTAAGCTGAGTAATGGCAGACAAGTCGGCATTCGCAAGCTCTGACAAATGGATTAAATATGAACGAAACATTCTGTCCTCTTCCTTTATAAAAGACAGCAGTTCTTCATTATTATTTATCCCTCTTTCCAGCATCTTATCAAGGAAAGAGTGGTAAGCAGCTATGATCTCCTGTGGTTTCATGCGACATGGTGAAACAGAATCCAGGGATTCAAAGAACGGTTCAGCCATCGATGATGATTTTGCTAAAGATTGATCATATTTATGTTGAGAGACTTCTTTATGTAAGTATACAACATCAGAAAAGGTTCTTTGTCGGGACATCGAAATGCGCACGAACTCTTTCCGCAAAGAATCATTCACTTCCTGCACTATTCCCATATGCCCTGAATGAATACTGACAACTGAGTCTCTGGCAAGACAGTTGAATACGGAATCCCGGAGTGTCAGCCATTCATTTACAACATCAGCAAATTGTTCACTTGTCAGATCATCCAAAGTTCTTATTTCGGATAAATAACATCGATAGGCATTGGTCGCATTTTCGCTTGTTTGAAACATGGAATTGCCGGTCTTATTTGCACACGAAGACAACATTATTGCGACAAATGATATGGCAAAATATTTGGCAATAAAACCATATACTCTAAAGTATGATTCCATACTTATGCTGTTGTCCTTGTTGTAAGTGAAGTTATTCATGTGTCGCTAATTTGCAGTTTGTTTTATGTTTTCGGCATCAAAGGTAAGTATAAAATCCAATAAAATAATACGCAAAAATAAAACTTTAATGGATTTTTATTTTCATACTTTAGAGTATGAATATCAGAGAAAACAAAAGCTAAACAAGAGCAAATTCAGAGTATAATAATTTATAAATAATCATTAAAGTATGATTTTATTCAAATAAAACTTTGTACCTTTGTATTAGTTATAATCAAGAACCGAACATCAGTATGGCAAAAGTTGGTTACATATTCAAGGCTGCCCATTATGACAGTCTTGATCCTGATAAAGCATGGATGGAACAATATGGTTGTGTACAAGTGATAGAAGAAGAAACTGGACATGAAAAACTCCGTCCTCAATGGAAGCAGCTCATAACAAGTCTGGATCGTGGTGATGAGTTGGTGCTGGCCAAGTTCAGCAACGCACTACGTGGTTCAAGGGAACTTGCTGCCTTCATAGAGTTTTGCAGAATAAAGGTAATACGTATAATCTCTATCCATGATAAAATTGACAGCCGTGGAGAACTGTTCCCCGAAACCAAGGTTGCAGATGTGCTGGAGATGTTTGGCTCTTTGCCCGAAGAATGTGCAGCACTGCGCAAAGCTTCTTCCCATGTGATACACCTGAAGCAGAACATCACCCAGCCAGCCAAAGAAAAAAACGTAAGCAAGTCTGAACGAGAAAAGACCATTGTAGCCATGTATAACAACGGGCATTCTATTGACGACATCTGGCGTGTTAGCGGATTCAGTAGCCGCAGTTCAGTATTTCGCATTCTGAACAAATACGGAGTATCACTCAATCGTGGCAAATTCAGCGGACCGCTCGGGAAACGTAAACCAAAAGAGGAGTAATAGAATGGAAGATATAAGTAAAACATTCACGATACAGTGGGTTGGGCCTTTCTCATCATCCAATCCGGCAGCTTTCAAAAAATACATCGATGATCCAAACACATGTGATAAACATCTGTTTAGCTTTTACTATTGCTCTGGAAGTAAAAAAGGCAGAGGATTTCCTGTTAACAAAAAGGATTACAGATACTTTGGTTTGCATAAAGCAGGTACACCTATTACAGCTAGAGTAAATTCAACCCATAAAACTCTTGCCAAATTCAGGGAATACAAACTTTGGCTAGGTACATTCAGTGACTCCGCACATCAAACTGCTGAAAACATTGAAGAAGTAGAAACTCTTTTTATCTCCACTTATGCTCCTGCACTTACAGAGAACGACAGGAAAAAGAAAGCGTCTCCTCCTAATAGTATCTGTATTATCAACCTTTGGTATAAGACCAATGAAACCAGATGGAAAATCAAAAAAGACGAGATGAAAATTTTCGATGATGTCCTCGTCTATGAAAAGGAATCAGATAGTTATTCTGTTGCAAATTTAAGGGCTATCAGATAGGTATAGTTAGTTTTTTTAGCAAACGATTGATTGTAAATATTAAATACGATAAAATGGGACATGATATAAACAAGTTAAAATCACAACTCATTCCACTATATACCGCATTACGAAACGATTGCAATGCTAAAGATACACTTTCTCCATTCATAATGCAGTGGGGGGATAAATTCCCAGTAAATAAGAATGATGGTATTATCTTTTATGGACGTGCTACAAATGGATGGTACGGAACTTGGGATTTTGACGTCTTATTCAATGACAATGATGAAAATAGAGGTTGGGCAAGAAGCAACCAGATGATATGGGTTGAAAATCAGTGGACAGAATCAGACAATGGTTACATTGCAAGCGAATCTCAATTTTGGAATATCGTAAAAGGGGTCTCTGTAAGGTTTTACGGAAAGGAATGGTTCAAGTTTGTAGCATGGAGCAACATATGCAAAGTCGCTCCTGAGTCGAACGGAAATCCAAGCGATTCTTTATTTTATAAAACATTAGGAAATAACATAAATGTATTCCGCACTGAATTAGATTTTTGGTCTCCTAAATACATTATTCTGTTAACAGATGGAATGAAAAAGGATAAGGAGACTATAATTGATTGGACGAGCGATTATATTTCATGTCTTAATAATGACGTACTTCCACCAATTCTTTATGAAAAGGCATGGGATGATGAATACCCAAACTTCAAAATACGCGTGTATAAAATTGGTGATAGATATATTATCCTATCTATACATCCACAGGGAAGGAAAGTGGAATTACACAAAGATGCCATAATAGGAATTATAGAAAAAATAGAGCAGAAGAGACTTTTATAAGTTTATGGTATATTATTTAACGCAATTCTATTGTAATAATAAATTTAGGAATAAAGTATATGGGTGAAATTATAATAACAATACTCGCACTATGGCTTTTCATCAAGATTTTGAAAGCCATCTTTAGTGGTTGGAGCAAAAGCGACTATCACAGGGACAGGTAGCTCTGTCTGACCGCTATCTGAGCAACCTACAGCAAAATTAAACTGTATCATATTTACATCCTCCCTCTTATTGATTTTCACCTTGTCAAGGGGGGTAAGCGTGTTTATTCTGTAAGCACGACAATCAACAAAATGTTTTAACAACCGGGAGGAAACGAAATCTTCGACCAGTTGGCAAATCTTTTTGTGTCGTGCGATTTCAGGAAGAGTCTTGGAAGTGTGCTGCAATGTTCAATCGCAGTACCGGACAAGTGTCTTCCGAAACAGGAGAAGCAGCTTACGGGTTGGGTAATGCTTATAAGAGGACATATACGAGCAAAAACAAAAGCGACCGAAGCCGCTTTGTTTATCGAATGGGCAGGAACTATTTCTTGCCTTTTTTAGTTTTCTTCTCTGGCTCTGCCGGAGCGTCCTCCTTGTCTGGTGTCGGATAGAATTTGTTGGCGACCAGGATAATGCGATTGTGTTTTACACCGTCTTTATCTGTCCACTCTTCGGGTTTGAAGTAGCCCTCTACGGTAAGCAGGGTGCTCTTTGTGATCTGGGATAGAGAATCGGTGTTGGCGTTGTTGCGCCATGCTTCCACATTGATGAAAGCGGAGATACGTTTGGTTTCCTCGCCGTTTTTCTCCTGGCGGCTGATTGCCAATGAGAAGCGTGCTACGCTTGCGTTTGCGAACTGACGGATTTCTGCATCCTTACCTACGAATCCTGATACTGCGAAATTGTTCTCAATCTGTTTCATCTTACAATGCTTTAAGTTGTTAATTGAATTATTTTTACGTTGCAACAAAAGTGAATGCAGTCTGAGGGTTGCGACAAGGCCAGTAATCAAATACTCTTTATTTTTCGTCAGTGTCAGCAGACAAAACCAAAGGCCAGATAAAGGAAGATTTGTGCAACTGCGCCATTGGCCAAGGCATAATGCCGTACCCGTATGCATACTAACTTTGCATCGGAAAAATGGTCATTGACACGACAAAAGCATAGATGATCGGATGGAAATCAAACAACTGAGCAGAGTTCGTAGGATGATAAGGTATCCGTCGGCAATCTCAAGCGTCATGGAGGTAGTATGGCAAAGCCTGAAGATAGAGAAACACAGCGAGAAAAATGTACCCGTGCAATAGTGGAAGCCATGACAACGTACCAAATCAGCTTTTCAGAGAGCCCCCTGCAGTAGAAGGCTCCCGAAGAATAGACAGATATAATTATCGGTAAACAGCATCATATTAGTCGCCACCTATCCGATTAAAAACAAGGCCGGGAAGATCTAAGAAAATTATTAAGGCAAATGTTCTGCTATACTGGACAAAGCAGATAGGTCGCCTTTGCGAAGTATGGGAAAAGTACTGGGTTTACAATCGTATGACCTGAATTTATAAAAGGATTTTATCGCACTTCATGCTGCGTCTTTTATAAAAGGAACAGGGCTTGCAGGGCAAGTCCAAATTATAATAGACAGCTCTATATTTCAGATAAAGATGACAGGAATGACAATGTGGAGACATCACTCCACACTGTCACTATACCATCTGCATGGTCAATTCAGATATGTCCAGTCCGTTATTTCCAGTTCTGAACCAAGAGGAAAATCTGCGATAGGGTCACAAACAAATGTACCACAAAAATTGACCACCACACAGCCATTCTTCAATGATGCCGGTTCGGACCAATCATCATCGGAATGCCGGATATGATACCACACCTTACCCTCTGGAAGCGTATCCGTGGCAATACGCAAGTCAATAAACTCCCCCTCAATAGAAAAACCGTTCTCCAGCACCAATGACATAGGTGTTTTGCATTCTTTCCTGTAATCGTACAACATAGTATTAAGATTTAAGAATTACCGATAAGACCATTCTCCATTGGAGAAGACCTGAAAGTTCACATACTCGTTACATAATTCATGTGTAAGTATTCTGATATAAATTTTGTCTTTGTCCTCCAAAAGAGAAATCATCTCGTCAATTTCCTTTTCGGGATAATCCCACCTCGAAGAAAATTCTCCTTCGATATAGTCTTCATTTCTGTCAAGATAACAGTCACAAAAGGTATCATCCAAAAATTTCTCAACCTTATCAAGGTCTTTCTCGTTCTCCGTACTTGCGTAGAAGATGTTTGTTGCATAATTTGCCATAATCGTTTCAGATTTGAGTTCTTACTTTTCCCTCTGTTAGCATCCGCTACTTTCGGGGTTAATTAAAATTATGTCGCATTGCAAGGTGTCCTGACTCTTCTTGCAAGATTTCATTGACAAAATACCACCTCAGTTGAAAACCGAGAGTGGAGATTTTGGTAGGAACCGGCAGACTTGACCTTGCGAAGAAGACAGACAGGACATATACCTTCGCGACACAATTCTTATAGATAGCCCGAAAGATGGAAATAAAGCAGAAAGCTATCTGTTTTATAATAATGCAGAAAGACTATTAGAAAAGGTCATAAATGAGGACTAAAAAAGGATATGTTGCACATCATGGGAGTACCGCATCAAGCATACGCCTGATACGATACTCATAATGATGAATATCAGTCAATGTCATAGCCGATTACATTCTGGTCGTTGATAAGAAGATAGTAATAGCCATTTCCACAATTTCGGAATTCCTTACTGAAGCCTGCAATCATATCGCCATTTTCCCTTGGTTCGCACCACAATGTCCCATCATACCCACAAAAGTCAAACCTATGACTTGAATACTTTTCTTTCTTTTTCAAAGCATCCTTAAAGCAGTCCATAGCTATACTGCCGCAATACTTCTCAATCGTTGAAAGGCGTATGCACTTGCCGTCGATTGTTGTACCTGTAGTAATGCGGTTCTCATATAAAGACTTCTCTGGGTCGGCAGACGCAATCTTTCTAAGCCAGTCATTAGTGTGTGTAGCAAGTTCAGCGAGTTTTTGGTATTTCCGGACCAATTCCCTATCTTCATTGGCCTCAGACATTATAGTAGGATAATAAATCTTTTCAATAGACTCCCAGTTTGAAAAACGATATCCCCTATTCCGCTTGCCTATAGCTATAATACCGATAAGTCCTGTACTCCGGTTAATAAACAAACGTCTTCGTTTGCCTTCTATTCTAACGTACAGTGATGTTGGATTTTCCTCGTTGCGGAGATATAACTCTGCCTGGTGCATTGTTACCGTGCTGTTCTCATTTATTTGTTCCATGACTTGATTTTTTTATTCCCTTATTTTGAAGCTTTATTGCTTCTTCGTTCGGGATACTGATTTTACGTGCAGACCAGTACTGCCAGATTAGGGCGATAAGGCAAGAAAATAGACAAAGAGAACAAATGAAATACCCAAATCTACGATTTGCGGAAAGCTGTTGTTTGTTCTGACGGCTATTAGAATCACGGTTCTTGCCATTCACACAGGCAGTAACTTTGCACAGGAAAATCAAAACCGAACGACGAGAAC from Butyricimonas virosa encodes the following:
- a CDS encoding recombinase family protein, which produces MAKVGYIFKAAHYDSLDPDKAWMEQYGCVQVIEEETGHEKLRPQWKQLITSLDRGDELVLAKFSNALRGSRELAAFIEFCRIKVIRIISIHDKIDSRGELFPETKVADVLEMFGSLPEECAALRKASSHVIHLKQNITQPAKEKNVSKSEREKTIVAMYNNGHSIDDIWRVSGFSSRSSVFRILNKYGVSLNRGKFSGPLGKRKPKEE
- a CDS encoding single-stranded DNA-binding protein, coding for MKQIENNFAVSGFVGKDAEIRQFANASVARFSLAISRQEKNGEETKRISAFINVEAWRNNANTDSLSQITKSTLLTVEGYFKPEEWTDKDGVKHNRIILVANKFYPTPDKEDAPAEPEKKTKKGKK
- a CDS encoding LPD28 domain-containing protein produces the protein MLYDYRKECKTPMSLVLENGFSIEGEFIDLRIATDTLPEGKVWYHIRHSDDDWSEPASLKNGCVVVNFCGTFVCDPIADFPLGSELEITDWTYLN